The region TGCTCCGTTTTTATTGTATAAAGAATAATTAAATATAGATTTATATTTTTATTTATCTGAATAATAGACTTATTTCATAAGTCATTTTTTACTCAGTTCCATATTGTAGATTCCAGCAATTAAATTGAATCTTAAACCCAGTCTTTTTCCTCGATTACGATATCGCTCAGCAAGGATTTTGAAGGTTTTTAAACTGCCAAATACATGCTCAATCCCAATTCTTCTTTTGTTGATTTCTTGATTATAGATTTTTAGTTCAGGATTCAATTTACAGCGCTTTTTTGCTTTTAATGGCAATAGGCTATTTGGATACACTGAGTAAATCCCTTGATAGCCTTTATCTGCAAGGATAAAGGCACCTGCCGGAATCTGATGCAAGTTTCGTTTGAAGAGTGCGAAATCATGTACAGCACCACGACTCGTGCATAAACTCAGAATTTGTTGAGTTCTATAATGAATGATGGCCTGTACTTTGAAAGTATGTGC is a window of Acinetobacter sp. ASP199 DNA encoding:
- a CDS encoding IS5/IS1182 family transposase — encoded protein: MPQKFQYKDLKKQKKSYSGKKKAHTFKVQAIIHYRTQQILSLCTSRGAVHDFALFKRNLHQIPAGAFILADKGYQGIYSVYPNSLLPLKAKKRCKLNPELKIYNQEINKRRIGIEHVFGSLKTFKILAERYRNRGKRLGLRFNLIAGIYNMELSKK